CCGTCTCCGGTTCTGCGAAGGGCCAGTGCCTGGAGCCGCTGCCGCTCTTGAGGGAATACTGGTTCGACTGGCGGCAGTACCACCCGGCTACGACGGTGTATCGCCGCCGCTAGGCGCCGCCGGGGGAAGCGGAGGCTTGTGCTTCGCCGCGCGCAGCTCCAACTCCTTGAACAAGTACATCTTCACGCTGGCGTTCAGGCGCGAGTGCCGCAAAGTATCTTTGAGGACGTAGGTAGGCAGCATCTGGGCGAAGTAGAGGACGCGGGCCAGCGGGGTCTTGTCGTTGCGCAGCAGCGCGATCTGCACCTCGCGGCGCAGCGGCCACTTGGAGTGCCGGCACACGCCCTCGACGAAGGTTTGCGGGGCCTTCTCGTTCATCAGCGTCTTCACGATCCAGGCCTCGGTGAGGTAAGGATTGTCGAGCGCGGCGGCGATGACGCGAGGCTCCGGGTCGAGCAGGAGCTGGGCCGCCACGCGGGTGGAGGCGCGCCGGGCCAGCGTCATGCGCTCGCCGGGTGAGACCTGCTCCAGCCGCAGGACGATGTTCTCCTCCGCCGCCATCTTCAGGTCGGCGGGCGACCCGGGCAGCAGCGCGATCTGCATCAGCTCGAAGACGTAGAGATGCCGCAACATGGGCAGGGCGATGAAGCGCGGCGTCCGGGGATGGCGCGCCACGGCGTTGATGACCGGACGGCTCTTCATCACCGAGGAGTTCTTCACCAGCACCTCGACCAGGCCGCGCGGGAGGTCGCGGCGGGCCAGCAGGGCCAGCGCCAGGTCCGCGGTGAGCGCCGGGTTCCCGGCCACCTCGAGCAGGACCTCCGGAGACTGACTGTGAAGCAGGGCTTCGAGCCGCTCCTCGACAGCCGATTTGCGCGGACTCGGCGAGGGCTCCGCGGAGTGACCGTGCCTCATACCGACTCCTGCCCGCCTCGGCGGGCCAGGGCAAGCGCCCCCAGGACCGGGTCGACGTCTTCGACGATCTCCGCCTGCGGGCGCTCAGCGCGCAGGG
This sequence is a window from Terriglobales bacterium. Protein-coding genes within it:
- a CDS encoding DUF3179 domain-containing (seleno)protein yields the protein AFESRAGGAAVEFFRKTPATDWALVDSATGSQWNFQGCAVSGSAKGQCLEPLPLLREYWFDWRQYHPATTVYRRR